Proteins co-encoded in one Glandiceps talaboti chromosome 22, keGlaTala1.1, whole genome shotgun sequence genomic window:
- the LOC144452306 gene encoding small ribosomal subunit protein uS3m-like: protein MAASMRVRACKDILLRLYQPVLLQETRYLQVSAVCCKKRAGHVKVGKGDKPVTYEQANPPYRIGSRKTWNSINTANLHEEEGAPETAVEDLFVRRFLHGTFHGCLAAESIIKRKANHINVCLLLKRSLAPSKYYFLIAYSEALLTSWFKCVVKIEVQIVDHPVIYKWL, encoded by the exons atggctgCGTCCATGAGAGTTCGTGCTTGCAAG GATATTTTGCTTCGACTTTATCAACCAGTACTCTTACAAGAAACAAGGTATTTGCAGGTGTCGGCAGTTTGCTGTAAAAAACGAGCAGGACATGTTAAGGTTGGCAAAGGAGATAAACCTGTCACATATGAACAAGCTAACCCACCATACAGAATAGGATCCAGaaaaacatggaattcaatTAATACAG CTAATTTGCATGAGGAAGAAGGTGCTCCAGAAACAGCTGTAGAAGATTTATTTGTGAGGAGATTCCTGCATGGGACTTTTCATGGCTGCCTAGCTGCAGAGTCTATTATAAAACGAAAGGCCAATCACATTAATGTGTGTCTTCTTTTGAAAAGGTCATTGGCCCCCAGCAAGTATTACTTTCTCATTGCATACTCAGAAGCACTTCTTACTTCTTGGTTTAAATGTGTTGTCAAAATAGAAGTTCAAATTGTTGACCATCCAGTTATTTACAAATGGctttaa